A genomic region of Paramormyrops kingsleyae isolate MSU_618 chromosome 19, PKINGS_0.4, whole genome shotgun sequence contains the following coding sequences:
- the LOC111844443 gene encoding protein c-Fos-like has translation MYLSSGLEYDSSRSSTASPSGDNLFQYSSSAVSYSNVGSPCQSQGINSKISFTPTITDISASSDMKWMLQPTTLISTMSPCNSRGSPYNVRGSNIPQSRTGTIKRTDSKNYNTGRRGRNEQLSSEEEQKRRVRRERNKLAAAKCRNRRREITDTLQAETDSLEDEKSALQNEIASLLKQKERLELILLVHKPICKIPSEKDSESPMESVSSHLSIQHPTAHPSGSKLEVPATFSRKTSVFGTSHALGNETASTVQMSDLDASLEESLDLLESLRATSVETSQSVPDIDLSTSLYTQDWEPLYTPATGDSGPLCTPVVTCTPTCATYTSSFSFAYPEADLLDSCRVAHRKESSSNEPSSDPLGSPTLLAL, from the exons ATGTACCTAAGTTCTGGCTTAGAGTATGATTCTTCTCGCTCTAGCACAGCCTCTCCATCTGGGGATAATCTTTTTCAGTACTCGTCTTCCGCTGTTTCCTATTCTAACGTGGGCTCACCTTGCCAGTCTCAG GGCATAAATTCAAAGATCTCCTTCACTCCAACAATCACAGACATTTCCGCAAGCTCCGACATGAAGTGGATGCTTCAGCCCACTACTCTGATTTCAACCATGAGCCCGTGCAACAGCAGAGGCAGTCCATACAATGTCAGGGGATCAAATATTCCCCAGTCCAGAACAGGGACGATCAAGAGAACAGACTCTAAAAATTATAATACTGGCAGAAGGGGAAGAAATGAGCAG CTTTCCTCTGAAGAAGAACAGAAGAGGAGAGTGCGCAGGGAGAGAAACAAGCTGGCAGCAGCAAAATGCCGAAATAGACGGCGAGAAATTACAGACACGCTTCAAGCT GAGACTGATTCTTTGGAGGATGAGAAATCAGCTTTGCAGAATGAGATTGCTAGTCTCCTGAAGCAAAAGGAGAGGCTGGAGCTCATTTTACTGGTCCACAAACCAATCTGCAAAATCCCATCAGAAAAGGACAGTGAATCTCCCATGGAGAGTGTCTCCAGTCATCTGAGTATCCAGCATCCCACAGCCCACCCAAGTGGTTCCAAATTGGAAGTCCCAGCCACATTTTCCCGTAAAACCTCTGTCTTTGGCACCAGTCATGCTTTGGGTAATGAAACCGCTTCTACAGTACAGATGTCAGACCTTGATGCATCTCTGGAGGAATCTCTAGATCTGCTGGAATCATTGAGGGCGACATCAGTGGAGACCTCACAGTCCGTTCCTGATATTGACTTGTCCACCTCCTTATACACGCAGGACTGGGAGCCTCTGTATACCCCTGCCACTGGTGACTCTGGACCTCTTTGTACTCCAGTTGTGACCTGCACACCAACATGTGCTACTTACACGTCATCTTTTTCATTTGCCTACCCTGAGGCAGACCTTCTTGACAGCTGCCGTGTGGCCCACAGGAAAGAAAGCAGCAGCAATGAGCCATCCTCAGACCCACTGGGCTCACCCACGCTGCTTGCCCTGTAA
- the LOC111844398 gene encoding protein c-Fos-like produces MFPNFSSDLESSSCCSTAFSVGDTLSYNQQSPADSSSSHSVSLEENTQDLCTEIDVTALVPTVTAISVTPQLQWLVQPTTLSPSPSSPVRAQNSIQAIPETGRSKGQTTRKWGETQQLSPEEEKRRIRRERNKVAAAKCRNRRRELTNSLQAETEKLEDEKAALQDEIVSLLSEKEQLELILAAHKPACKIVENLEVMLQDSIGSPHSSPEMPRTPDCIASEAHCLHDMDSPSFPTSAISGNSNILLCSSARGNINELENTLGLKEEPFDDVISEMDKVSLDTTRSVPDIDLSSSLGVTDWETLYKSVSSDNDPLSTPVVTVTPGCTSFLSTFTFTHPEFDSLVDGDENHKVGLAKADLAIDVLNSPTLLAL; encoded by the exons ATGTTTCCAAACTTTAGCTCCGATTTGGAATCCTCATCATGTTGCAGTACCGCCTTCTCTGTCGGGGACACCTTATCGTACAACCAACAGTCTCCAGCTGATTCGTCCTCCAGCCATTCAGTTTCTCTTGAAGAAAACACGCAG GACCTCTGCACAGAAATAGATGTTACTGCTTTGGTTCCGACTGTGACTGCAATCTCAGTCACCCCACAGTTGCAGTGGTTGGTCCAGCCCACCACCCTCTCGCCTTCCCCTAGTTCCCCTGTTAGAGCTCAGAATTCCATCCAGGCGATTCCTGAAACAGGCAGGAGCAAGGGACAAACCACTAGAAAATGGGGGGAAACCCAGCAG CTTTCTCCAGAAGAGGAGAAAAGGAGGATCAGGAGGGAAAGGAATAAAGTGGCTGCAGCAAAGTGCCGCAACAGGAGAAGGGAGCTCACCAACAGCCTTCAAGCT GAAACTGAAAAGCTGGAGGATGAAAAGGCAGCTCTGCAGGATGAAATAGTCAGTCTTCTGAGTGAGAAGGAACAGCTGGAACTCATTCTAGCTGCCCATAAGCCAGCATGTAAAATTGTAGAAAACCTGGAGGTCATGCTCCAAGACTCCATCGGATCCCCCCACTCTTCTCCAGAGATGCCAAGGACACCCGATTGCATTGCTTCTGAGGCTCACTGTCTCCACGACATGGACAGCCCCAGCTTCCCAACCAGTGCTATCTCTGGAAACTCAAACATCTTACTATGCTCCAGTGCTAGGGGCAATATCAATGAGCTGGAAAACACATTGGGACTGAAGGAGGAACCCTTTGATGATGTGATCAGTGAGATGGACAAGGTCTCTCTGGATACAACTCGCTCAGTGCCAGATATTGACCTGAGTTCTTCTCTTGGGGTAACGGACTGGGAAACTCTCTATAAATCTGTGTCCAGTGACAATGATCCATTGAGTACCCCAGTTGTGACAGTCACCCCAGGCTGTACTAGTTTCCTGTCCACATTTACATTCACCCATCCAGAGTTTGATTCCTTAGTTGACGGGGATGAAAATCATaaagttggattggccaaggcagatTTAGCCATAGATGTTCTGAATTCCCCCACTCTACTTGCCTTGTAA